The following proteins are encoded in a genomic region of Thermococcus henrietii:
- a CDS encoding TRAM domain-containing protein, which produces MYGDRYGYGRDYGSEAPVKVGERYKVKIESLGKGGDGIAKIQGFVIFVPNTQVGDEVEIVINSVKRKFAFASVIE; this is translated from the coding sequence ATGTACGGAGATAGATATGGATATGGAAGGGACTACGGAAGCGAGGCCCCCGTTAAGGTTGGAGAGCGCTACAAGGTCAAGATTGAGAGCCTTGGAAAGGGTGGCGATGGAATCGCCAAGATTCAGGGCTTCGTGATATTCGTCCCGAACACCCAGGTCGGGGACGAGGTTGAGATTGTGATTAACTCCGTCAAGAGGAAGTTCGCCTTCGCCTCGGTCATCGAGTGA
- a CDS encoding FAD-dependent oxidoreductase — MEGMNFAFHCLKRPEPTGKRVAIIGAGPAGLAAAGYLSCKGHEVHVYDKLPEPGGLMLFGIPEFRIPVERVRLGYRDLAERMGVVFHTGVKVVSGGRKDEGDEFVEKTVDFEELVRNFDAVLIATGTWRSWVADIPGTELEGVFKALEYLFRIKGAKLSHMDWSEVPEIEGKRVMVVGAGHTACDAALESLLMGAEKVYMSYRRTIREAPAGSYEINLLRERGVEWLELTMPKRIIGENGKVKAVELIRTKLSEPDESGRRRPVPIEGSEFTVNVDYIVFAIGQTPTPPFGENCGIATDRKGRIIVDSRHMTSREGIFAAGDVVLGPSLVGRATKDGLYAARDVHLWLMEVGA, encoded by the coding sequence ATGGAGGGTATGAACTTCGCCTTCCACTGCCTCAAAAGGCCCGAGCCGACGGGAAAGAGGGTTGCGATAATAGGCGCCGGCCCCGCAGGTTTGGCGGCGGCCGGCTACCTCTCCTGTAAGGGCCACGAGGTTCACGTCTACGACAAACTGCCCGAGCCAGGTGGCTTGATGCTCTTCGGGATTCCAGAGTTCAGGATTCCGGTGGAGAGGGTCAGGCTTGGCTACAGAGACCTGGCGGAGCGCATGGGAGTCGTCTTCCATACGGGGGTTAAGGTCGTCTCCGGTGGGAGGAAGGACGAGGGCGACGAGTTCGTCGAGAAGACCGTTGACTTTGAGGAGCTTGTGAGGAACTTCGACGCCGTTTTGATAGCCACGGGGACGTGGCGCTCCTGGGTGGCAGACATTCCGGGAACAGAGCTTGAAGGCGTCTTCAAGGCCCTGGAATACCTCTTCAGGATAAAGGGCGCCAAGCTCAGCCACATGGACTGGAGTGAGGTGCCCGAGATAGAGGGCAAGAGGGTAATGGTCGTGGGAGCCGGTCATACTGCCTGCGACGCCGCGCTTGAAAGCCTTCTGATGGGGGCCGAGAAGGTTTACATGAGCTACCGCAGGACGATAAGAGAAGCCCCGGCAGGGAGCTACGAGATAAACCTCCTCCGCGAGAGGGGCGTTGAGTGGCTCGAACTGACGATGCCGAAGAGAATCATCGGCGAGAACGGGAAGGTCAAGGCCGTGGAGCTCATCAGGACAAAGCTCAGCGAGCCGGACGAGAGCGGAAGGAGGAGGCCCGTCCCAATAGAGGGAAGCGAGTTCACGGTCAACGTGGATTACATTGTCTTCGCGATAGGACAGACGCCGACGCCTCCATTCGGCGAGAACTGCGGAATAGCGACCGATAGAAAGGGCAGAATCATCGTTGATTCAAGGCACATGACGAGCAGGGAGGGAATCTTCGCGGCCGGAGACGTTGTTCTGGGTCCTTCACTCGTAGGCAGGGCAACGAAAGACGGCCTCTACGCCGCTCGCGATGTTCACCTCTGGCTGATGGAGGTGGGAGCATGA
- a CDS encoding 4Fe-4S dicluster domain-containing protein, with amino-acid sequence MKLLVDFNACIGCETCEAVCDFIHDGRPNIRVVFASNGVGVPINCRHCDDAPCMAVCPVNAITRDKDGAVIINEEKCIGCLMCLSVCPFGAIGYEPVVRVVYKCDMCAERRAEGLKPACHEMCPANAIYYGPDGGEEKRAKVAELVAVERGSQGI; translated from the coding sequence ATGAAGCTCCTCGTGGACTTCAACGCCTGCATAGGTTGCGAGACCTGTGAAGCCGTGTGCGACTTCATTCACGACGGAAGGCCCAACATAAGGGTGGTTTTCGCGAGCAACGGCGTCGGCGTCCCGATTAACTGCCGGCACTGCGACGACGCGCCCTGTATGGCGGTATGTCCCGTAAACGCCATCACCCGCGATAAGGACGGAGCGGTTATAATCAACGAGGAGAAGTGCATAGGCTGTCTCATGTGCCTCTCGGTCTGCCCGTTCGGGGCGATAGGCTACGAGCCGGTCGTTAGAGTTGTTTACAAGTGCGACATGTGCGCCGAGAGAAGGGCCGAGGGTTTGAAGCCGGCCTGCCACGAGATGTGCCCGGCGAACGCAATCTACTACGGCCCCGACGGCGGGGAGGAGAAGAGGGCAAAGGTTGCCGAACTTGTAGCCGTGGAAAGGGGCAGTCAAGGTATTTAA
- a CDS encoding 4Fe-4S dicluster domain-containing protein — MSGILIDPGKCIACRACEVACEREHGRSFITVFEFESSAVPLNCRHCEKAPCIEACPTGALFRDRDGAVMVDVRKCIGCDMCLLACPFGIPEIAGKVMVKCDLCPERRAEGKLPLCVQTCPTGALSYVEPNDFSAGRRKAYAERLALRRSENAPGL; from the coding sequence TTGAGCGGGATTCTAATCGACCCCGGCAAGTGCATAGCCTGCCGGGCCTGCGAGGTTGCCTGCGAGAGGGAGCACGGGAGGAGCTTCATAACGGTCTTCGAGTTTGAAAGCTCGGCCGTTCCGCTGAACTGCCGGCACTGCGAGAAGGCGCCATGCATAGAGGCCTGCCCGACCGGGGCGCTCTTCAGGGACAGGGATGGGGCCGTTATGGTGGACGTCAGGAAGTGCATAGGCTGTGACATGTGCCTCCTGGCCTGTCCCTTCGGGATTCCGGAGATTGCAGGAAAGGTCATGGTGAAGTGCGACCTCTGTCCCGAAAGAAGGGCCGAGGGGAAGCTCCCGCTCTGCGTCCAGACCTGCCCGACGGGGGCTTTGAGCTACGTCGAGCCCAACGACTTCTCTGCAGGTAGAAGGAAGGCCTACGCCGAGAGGCTCGCCCTCAGGAGGTCTGAGAATGCGCCCGGTCTTTGA
- a CDS encoding 4Fe-4S dicluster domain-containing protein produces MRPVFDWERCIGCLACVRACKTGALSYSDEDGVRRITFEPRLCDGDLLCVEVCPVNAVKGFPNHESGESSATFELARCENCGRLTDFTVKEVEWAKGKGYYEVFLCRECRKAFSVEKILLEGSVWRV; encoded by the coding sequence ATGCGCCCGGTCTTTGACTGGGAGAGGTGCATAGGCTGTCTCGCCTGCGTGAGGGCCTGCAAAACCGGCGCCCTGAGCTACAGCGACGAAGATGGAGTGAGGAGGATAACCTTCGAGCCGAGGCTCTGCGACGGTGACCTGCTCTGCGTTGAGGTCTGCCCGGTAAACGCGGTGAAGGGCTTCCCAAACCACGAGAGCGGGGAGAGCTCGGCCACCTTCGAGCTGGCCCGCTGTGAGAACTGCGGAAGGCTGACGGATTTCACGGTTAAGGAGGTTGAATGGGCTAAAGGAAAAGGCTACTACGAGGTTTTCCTCTGTCGGGAGTGCAGAAAAGCTTTTTCGGTTGAAAAAATTCTCTTGGAGGGTTCCGTATGGAGGGTATGA